The following are from one region of the Tenacibaculum dicentrarchi genome:
- a CDS encoding alkaline phosphatase family protein, with product MIKIKVFFILFLIALTACNKQVNNKDKSNKNNQQEENKQAQKKPATPKVVLITLDGVRWQELFSGADSLLISNDKYVKDTAVLASHFWAKKPSKRREVLFPFMWSYIAKNGVIYGNRKEGNKVNLTNNRWFSYPGYSEILCGLSDDKRIKSNAKIDNPNKTILELVNNSEAYKNKVAAFASWDVFPSIINRTRSKLLINAGFESADRTTGISAVEKQTPSPWHNVRLDVFTHNYALNYMKEKHPDLVYIAYGETDDFAHDGKYDQYLNAIKRSDTFIKDLWNFIQNDTYYKNNTTFIITTDHGRGTAPLETWKHHGNNLKDHGKTYTIKGSDQVWIAAFGKGVTKQGEVKTSSQLYTNQIATTIEKILKVDVLIGKASKEKLPFID from the coding sequence ATGATAAAAATAAAAGTGTTTTTTATCTTGTTTTTAATAGCCTTAACCGCTTGTAATAAACAAGTAAATAATAAGGATAAAAGCAATAAAAATAATCAGCAAGAAGAAAATAAACAAGCCCAAAAGAAACCAGCTACTCCAAAAGTTGTTTTAATAACGTTAGATGGTGTTCGTTGGCAAGAATTATTTTCAGGAGCAGATTCTCTGTTAATTTCTAATGATAAATATGTAAAAGACACTGCAGTATTAGCATCGCATTTTTGGGCAAAAAAACCAAGTAAAAGAAGGGAAGTTTTGTTTCCTTTTATGTGGAGTTATATCGCTAAAAATGGTGTTATTTATGGAAACAGAAAGGAAGGTAATAAAGTAAATTTAACCAATAACCGTTGGTTTTCATATCCTGGTTATAGTGAAATTTTATGTGGATTATCAGATGATAAAAGGATAAAAAGCAATGCTAAAATTGATAATCCTAATAAAACAATTTTAGAATTAGTAAATAATTCAGAAGCCTATAAAAATAAGGTAGCTGCTTTTGCTAGTTGGGATGTTTTTCCGAGTATTATTAATAGAACAAGAAGTAAATTACTAATAAATGCAGGTTTTGAATCTGCCGATAGAACAACAGGTATTTCAGCGGTAGAAAAACAAACACCAAGCCCTTGGCACAATGTGCGATTAGACGTTTTTACACATAATTACGCTCTTAATTATATGAAAGAAAAACATCCTGATTTGGTTTATATAGCCTACGGAGAAACCGATGATTTTGCCCACGATGGTAAGTACGATCAGTATTTAAACGCTATAAAAAGATCGGATACTTTTATTAAAGATTTGTGGAATTTTATCCAAAATGATACTTATTACAAAAACAACACTACTTTTATTATAACCACAGATCACGGAAGGGGAACAGCGCCTTTAGAAACATGGAAACATCACGGAAATAACTTAAAAGACCATGGAAAAACATATACTATAAAAGGATCAGATCAGGTTTGGATTGCTGCTTTTGGAAAAGGTGTTACTAAGCAAGGAGAGGTAAAAACATCAAGCCAATTATATACAAATCAGATTGCTACGACGATTGAAAAAATTTTAAAAGTCGATGTTTTAATAGGTAAAGCAAGCAAAGAAAAGCTACCATTTATTGATTAA
- a CDS encoding response regulator transcription factor, which produces MGSKKILLVEDDPNFGTVLKDYLALNDYNITLAKDGIDGLIMFKNGEYDLCILDVMMPRKDGFSLAQDIRATNKEVPIIFLTAKTLKEDVLRGYQVGADDYLNKPFDSEVLLHKIKAILQRKENEKSSDSDEFEFKIGNFEFNSKLRHLSLNGTEPQKLSPKESKLLRMLAVHKNDLMPRELALTKIWRDDNYFTSRSMDVYIAKLRKYLKGDENVEIINIHGEGFRLLEKV; this is translated from the coding sequence ATGGGAAGTAAAAAAATATTATTAGTAGAAGACGATCCTAATTTCGGAACAGTTCTTAAAGATTATTTAGCCTTAAACGATTATAACATTACACTTGCTAAAGATGGTATTGACGGACTAATCATGTTTAAGAATGGTGAATATGATTTATGTATTTTAGATGTAATGATGCCTCGTAAAGATGGATTTTCATTAGCCCAAGATATCCGAGCAACAAACAAAGAAGTACCTATTATATTTTTAACTGCTAAAACATTAAAAGAAGATGTTTTAAGAGGATATCAGGTTGGTGCAGATGATTATTTAAATAAACCTTTTGATTCTGAAGTTTTATTACACAAAATCAAAGCGATTTTACAACGTAAAGAAAACGAAAAATCGAGCGATTCTGATGAATTTGAATTTAAAATTGGTAACTTCGAATTTAACTCAAAATTACGTCACCTTTCACTAAATGGCACGGAGCCTCAAAAACTTTCGCCAAAAGAAAGTAAATTATTAAGAATGTTAGCAGTGCATAAAAATGATTTAATGCCACGTGAATTAGCCTTAACAAAAATTTGGAGAGATGATAATTATTTCACTTCTAGAAGTATGGATGTATATATAGCCAAACTTCGAAAATATTTAAAAGGTGATGAAAATGTTGAAATCATCAATATTCATGGGGAAGGTTTTCGATTGTTAGAAAAAGTATAA
- a CDS encoding sensor histidine kinase encodes MGKKIFILIVVLMSISLIGIISVQVYWIKDAVKNKQQQFDNNIKIALARTSERIKEREYADFFQNNQEFLKDKKFVSKAKITTYLFQQIDTTNKRKFTFGTTVLGESIKMPADFIDNDSIVIKRYSGKQDFYFSQIMKSNNDFTPFVKESRVSQFKTYPKFNKQLIEDMLQERKKIFPINQRISNKELNLTIKEELAKMNITQKFKYGVYEDGLATQLKSGYFNIQPNDANYPLLADDNGISKYKLYIKFPNERKKLLSEIFNILGLSLLFIIIIIVAFTTSLYQLIRQKKISAIKTDFINNMTHEFKTPIATINLALDAIKNPKIISEPEKIKRYVKMIREENKRMHGQVENVLRISRLEKNQIEITKDATDMHDTIEEAIEHIQLLVDDKKGTVTPHYQAISTEVLGNQFHLTNIIVNILENALKYSEGAPKIDIYTENTNKYFIFKVKDQGIGMSRNAQKYIFDKFYREHNGNIHNVKGHGLGLAYVKEIIDSHQGSVYVESEKGKGSLFTVKLPLI; translated from the coding sequence ATGGGTAAAAAAATATTTATTCTTATTGTTGTTTTAATGAGTATTTCCTTAATTGGAATTATCTCAGTTCAAGTGTATTGGATTAAAGACGCTGTAAAAAACAAGCAACAACAATTTGACAACAACATCAAAATTGCATTAGCTAGAACTTCTGAAAGGATTAAAGAAAGAGAGTACGCTGATTTTTTCCAAAACAATCAAGAATTTCTTAAAGATAAAAAATTTGTTTCTAAAGCAAAAATAACTACCTATTTATTTCAACAAATAGACACTACTAATAAAAGAAAATTCACCTTCGGAACAACTGTTTTAGGAGAAAGCATTAAAATGCCTGCTGATTTTATTGATAATGATTCTATTGTTATTAAACGGTATTCAGGGAAACAAGATTTTTATTTTTCGCAAATAATGAAATCAAATAATGATTTTACACCCTTTGTTAAAGAAAGTCGAGTTTCACAATTTAAAACATATCCTAAATTCAATAAACAATTAATTGAAGATATGTTGCAGGAAAGAAAAAAAATATTCCCTATAAATCAACGAATTAGCAATAAAGAACTGAATTTAACTATCAAAGAAGAATTGGCTAAAATGAATATCACCCAAAAATTTAAATACGGGGTATATGAAGACGGATTAGCCACACAATTAAAATCGGGTTATTTTAATATACAACCAAACGATGCAAATTATCCTTTATTAGCCGATGATAATGGCATTAGTAAATATAAATTATATATAAAATTCCCTAATGAACGCAAAAAATTATTATCAGAAATATTTAACATTTTAGGGCTTTCTTTATTATTTATAATTATCATTATTGTTGCTTTTACTACATCACTATATCAATTAATTCGTCAAAAGAAAATATCAGCAATAAAAACAGATTTTATCAATAATATGACCCATGAGTTTAAAACACCTATTGCAACTATAAATTTAGCTTTAGATGCCATTAAAAACCCAAAAATAATATCAGAACCTGAAAAAATAAAACGCTATGTAAAAATGATTCGTGAAGAAAATAAACGAATGCACGGACAGGTTGAAAATGTTTTACGAATTTCTAGGTTAGAAAAAAATCAGATTGAAATTACTAAAGATGCCACCGATATGCACGATACTATTGAAGAGGCTATTGAGCATATTCAATTATTAGTCGATGATAAAAAAGGAACAGTAACCCCACATTATCAGGCAATATCTACCGAGGTTCTTGGTAATCAATTTCACCTAACAAATATAATTGTAAATATCTTAGAAAATGCTTTAAAATATTCAGAAGGCGCTCCTAAAATTGATATTTATACAGAAAACACCAATAAATACTTTATTTTTAAAGTAAAAGACCAAGGAATTGGAATGAGTCGAAATGCTCAAAAATATATTTTTGATAAATTTTACAGAGAACACAACGGAAATATACACAATGTAAAAGGGCACGGTTTAGGATTGGCTTATGTAAAAGAAATTATTGACAGCCATCAAGGGTCTGTTTACGTTGAAAGTGAAAAAGGTAAAGGAAGCTTATTTACAGTGAAATTACCATTAATATAA
- the coaE gene encoding dephospho-CoA kinase (Dephospho-CoA kinase (CoaE) performs the final step in coenzyme A biosynthesis.), with protein MVIGLTGGIGSGKSTVVKMFAEYKNSAIYIADNEAKKLMNSSDEIKTKLIAEFGENVYKNKLLNKPFLADIVFNDKDKLATLNSIVHPVVNNHFQVFIRKNADKNYILYENAILFENGSNIFCDKIITVTAPENIRIERVLKRDNTTTDAIKNRINNQWSQIKKTLQSHYIIENITRKNTQYQVDIIHAILTKKVIN; from the coding sequence ATGGTTATAGGTTTAACAGGTGGCATTGGTAGCGGAAAATCTACAGTAGTAAAAATGTTTGCTGAATATAAAAATAGCGCTATTTATATTGCAGATAATGAAGCTAAAAAATTAATGAATTCTTCAGATGAAATTAAAACCAAATTAATCGCTGAATTTGGTGAAAATGTTTACAAAAACAAGCTATTAAACAAGCCTTTTTTAGCCGATATTGTTTTTAATGATAAAGATAAATTAGCTACTTTAAACTCTATTGTACATCCTGTGGTAAACAATCATTTTCAAGTTTTTATCCGTAAAAATGCCGATAAAAACTATATTTTATATGAAAATGCCATTCTTTTTGAAAACGGTAGTAATATTTTTTGTGATAAAATAATTACCGTAACAGCTCCTGAAAACATCAGGATTGAACGTGTTTTAAAAAGAGATAACACTACAACTGATGCTATTAAAAACCGTATTAATAATCAATGGAGTCAAATAAAAAAAACACTGCAATCTCATTATATTATTGAAAATATTACTCGTAAAAACACACAGTATCAGGTTGATATAATTCATGCTATTTTAACTAAAAAAGTGATAAATTAA
- the yajC gene encoding preprotein translocase subunit YajC, whose amino-acid sequence MFITIFLQASTQESIMNMLPFLAMIGVFYFLIIRPQMKRQKDEKKFQATVVKGIKVITSSGIHGKIVEINDTDNTVTIETGAGKIKFERSAISMELSKKYTAVKK is encoded by the coding sequence ATGTTTATAACTATTTTTTTACAAGCAAGTACCCAAGAAAGTATTATGAATATGCTTCCTTTTTTAGCAATGATAGGTGTTTTTTATTTTTTAATTATTCGTCCACAGATGAAACGTCAAAAAGATGAAAAAAAATTTCAAGCTACTGTTGTCAAAGGAATTAAAGTAATTACCTCTAGTGGTATTCATGGTAAAATTGTTGAAATTAACGATACCGACAATACTGTTACTATTGAAACAGGTGCTGGTAAAATTAAATTTGAACGCTCTGCTATTTCAATGGAATTAAGCAAGAAATACACAGCCGTTAAAAAATAA
- a CDS encoding DUF1573 domain-containing protein, with amino-acid sequence MKKIAVAIAVILSTGFFISCGKSDASSKVKKENVENAEKRDVSISKGTASISFDKEEHNFGTVNEGEVVKTTFTVTNSGKTDLVITNAQASCGCTVPVWPKGAIAPGETGEIQVSFNTSGKPNKQSKSITLTTNTVKGKEVIKITGMVTPKKKTV; translated from the coding sequence ATGAAGAAAATAGCAGTAGCAATTGCAGTTATTCTATCAACAGGATTTTTTATTTCTTGTGGAAAAAGCGATGCCTCATCTAAAGTAAAAAAAGAGAATGTAGAAAACGCTGAAAAAAGAGATGTTTCTATTAGTAAAGGAACAGCTTCTATTTCTTTTGATAAAGAAGAGCATAATTTTGGAACTGTAAACGAAGGTGAAGTTGTTAAAACTACCTTTACGGTAACAAACAGCGGTAAAACCGACTTGGTAATTACAAATGCACAAGCAAGTTGTGGATGTACAGTGCCTGTATGGCCTAAAGGCGCTATTGCACCTGGAGAAACTGGAGAAATTCAAGTAAGTTTTAATACTAGTGGGAAACCAAATAAGCAATCTAAATCTATTACATTAACAACCAATACCGTAAAAGGTAAAGAAGTTATTAAGATTACTGGTATGGTAACTCCTAAAAAGAAAACAGTATAA
- a CDS encoding transcription antitermination protein NusB: protein MINRRHIRVKVMQSVYAMQQSHSDDILKEEKFLKDSIDKMYDLYVLNLQLLIQVQKLANKRIALSKKKILATKEELNPNTKFIDNRVINKLNESTSLSAYVELHELNYWELDSEYVRIILDELLNSELYENYINNPNDSYHIDSAFVVAFFKEIIAPNEKLADYFEDKMISWVDDIPFINTWVVKSLNKQKAQNPFILGNLYKDSEDKQFVSKLFQKTVLNQHTYEDDIIEKTPNWEADRIADIDMIIIKMSITEFLHFPSIPSSVSINEYIEVAKDYSTNKSSYFINGVLDKLSKDYLASNKMVKIGRGLL from the coding sequence ATGATTAACAGAAGACATATTCGAGTTAAAGTAATGCAGTCGGTTTACGCAATGCAACAATCGCACAGTGATGACATCCTAAAAGAAGAAAAGTTCTTAAAAGACAGCATTGATAAAATGTATGACTTATATGTTCTAAACCTTCAATTATTAATTCAAGTTCAAAAATTAGCAAATAAGAGAATAGCCCTTTCTAAAAAGAAAATACTTGCTACTAAAGAAGAATTAAATCCTAACACTAAATTTATTGACAATCGAGTAATCAATAAATTAAATGAAAGCACAAGCTTAAGTGCTTATGTTGAACTTCATGAGCTTAACTATTGGGAACTTGATAGTGAATATGTACGAATTATTTTAGATGAATTATTAAACAGTGAGCTATATGAAAACTACATAAACAATCCTAATGATTCATATCATATTGATAGTGCTTTTGTAGTTGCTTTTTTCAAAGAAATTATAGCGCCTAACGAAAAATTAGCCGATTATTTTGAAGATAAAATGATTTCTTGGGTTGATGATATTCCTTTTATAAACACTTGGGTTGTTAAATCATTAAACAAACAAAAAGCTCAGAATCCTTTTATCCTTGGAAACCTTTATAAAGATAGTGAAGACAAGCAATTTGTATCTAAATTATTTCAAAAAACAGTATTAAATCAACATACCTACGAAGACGATATTATTGAAAAAACACCTAACTGGGAAGCTGATAGAATCGCCGATATTGACATGATTATTATCAAAATGTCGATTACTGAATTTTTACATTTCCCATCAATTCCTAGTAGCGTAAGTATTAATGAATATATTGAGGTAGCAAAAGATTATTCAACTAATAAAAGTAGCTATTTTATTAATGGTGTTTTAGATAAATTGTCAAAAGATTATTTAGCATCTAATAAGATGGTTAAAATTGGTAGAGGTTTATTATAA
- a CDS encoding Glu/Leu/Phe/Val family dehydrogenase — MKSEIVDIKDLKNDPVFGQLSFDNHEQIVFCNDEDTGLKAIIGIHNTTLGPALGGTRMWQYNSEWEALNDVLRLSRGMTYKSAITGLNLGGGKAVIIGDAKTQKNDALMRKFGEYVNSLSGKYLTAEDIGMETRDMDIIREVTPHVTGVSEAIGGSGNPSPVTAYGVYMGMKAASKYRFGSDNLAGKKVLVQGVGHVGETLVKHITDEGAQVILNDINEARLEELSKKYGANVVLGNDIYGLDIDIYAPCALGATLNDKSIAQLNAKVVAGAANNQLANELKHGQLLREKGIAYAPDFLINAGGIINVYAEVAGYDKAESLKRTENIYNTTLDIFNLADKENITTHQAAFNIAQARIDARKKEQNS, encoded by the coding sequence ATGAAATCAGAAATCGTTGATATTAAAGACCTTAAGAATGACCCAGTATTTGGTCAATTATCTTTTGACAATCACGAACAAATCGTTTTTTGTAATGACGAAGATACAGGTTTAAAAGCAATAATTGGTATTCATAATACAACATTAGGTCCTGCCTTAGGAGGTACTAGAATGTGGCAATATAATAGTGAATGGGAAGCTCTTAATGATGTATTACGTTTATCACGTGGAATGACTTATAAATCAGCAATTACAGGATTAAATCTTGGTGGTGGTAAAGCTGTTATTATAGGTGATGCTAAAACTCAAAAAAACGATGCTTTAATGCGTAAGTTTGGAGAATATGTAAATTCATTAAGTGGAAAATACCTTACCGCAGAAGATATTGGTATGGAAACTCGTGATATGGATATTATTCGTGAAGTAACTCCACATGTAACAGGTGTATCTGAAGCAATTGGTGGGTCAGGAAATCCATCACCTGTAACTGCTTATGGAGTTTATATGGGTATGAAAGCTGCTTCTAAATATCGTTTTGGCTCAGATAACTTAGCTGGTAAAAAAGTATTAGTTCAAGGAGTTGGGCATGTTGGTGAAACTCTAGTTAAGCATATTACCGATGAAGGTGCACAAGTAATTTTAAACGATATTAACGAAGCTCGTTTAGAGGAATTAAGTAAAAAATACGGAGCTAATGTTGTTTTAGGAAATGACATTTACGGCTTAGATATCGATATTTATGCGCCATGTGCATTAGGTGCTACCTTAAATGACAAAAGTATTGCTCAATTAAATGCTAAAGTTGTTGCTGGAGCTGCTAATAATCAATTAGCAAATGAGTTAAAGCACGGACAATTATTAAGAGAAAAAGGAATTGCATATGCTCCTGATTTTTTAATTAATGCTGGTGGAATTATTAACGTATATGCTGAAGTTGCAGGTTACGACAAAGCGGAAAGCCTTAAAAGAACTGAAAATATTTACAATACAACATTAGATATTTTTAACTTAGCAGATAAAGAAAACATTACAACACACCAAGCGGCTTTTAATATTGCACAAGCTAGAATTGATGCTCGTAAAAAAGAACAAAATAGCTAG
- a CDS encoding ABC transporter ATP-binding protein, with protein MKSLKYLNKYFFKYKWRLLLGTVITVLAKILTLKIPDFVGNSLNVVEDYQLGKITDLSEVKAVLFDNIMLIIGVTLLGGFFTFFMRQTIIVMSRMIEFDLKNEIYQQYQRLSTNFYKKNRTGDLMNRISEDVSKVRMYFGPAIMYTLNMIISLIIGFSQMYAISPKLTLYTMIPFPILSVSIFILSKQINKRSTIVQEYLSKLTTFNQEFFSGINVVKSYAIEPAVIASFDEIADKSKEKNIELHKVQALFFPLMILLIGVSNIIVLYIGGQQYIAGEIQLGAIASFVMYVNILTWPVAVVGWVTSTVQQAAASQERINEFLEQIPEIRNNTNTHTKIQGKIEFKDVSLTYDDTNITALKKVNLIIEKGETLAILGTTGSGKSTIINLISRLYDATEGEVLIDGKNIKDCNLYDVRNQIGFVPQDPFLFSDSLENNIKFGKENATKQQIIEAAKNAVIHDNIINFKNGYQTVLGERGVTLSGGQKQRTAIARAIIKNPKVLIFDDCLSAVDTETEQQILSNLGRISKDKTSIIISHSISSVKNADKIIVLDAGKVIQQGVHNQLIKVTGYYKELYEQQLLEKEM; from the coding sequence TTGAAATCATTAAAATATCTTAATAAATATTTTTTTAAATATAAATGGCGTTTATTATTAGGAACTGTAATTACGGTTTTAGCGAAAATTTTAACTCTTAAAATTCCTGATTTTGTAGGTAATTCATTAAATGTTGTTGAGGATTATCAATTAGGAAAAATAACAGATTTATCCGAAGTAAAAGCTGTTTTGTTTGATAATATAATGCTGATTATAGGGGTTACTTTATTGGGAGGTTTTTTTACTTTTTTTATGAGACAAACCATTATTGTAATGTCTAGAATGATTGAGTTTGATTTAAAAAATGAAATTTATCAGCAATATCAACGATTATCTACTAATTTTTATAAAAAAAATAGAACAGGTGATTTAATGAATCGTATAAGTGAAGACGTTTCTAAAGTGCGTATGTATTTTGGTCCAGCAATTATGTATACTTTAAATATGATAATATCATTAATTATTGGTTTTAGTCAAATGTATGCAATTTCGCCAAAATTAACTTTATACACTATGATTCCGTTTCCTATTTTGTCGGTATCTATTTTTATATTAAGTAAACAAATTAATAAACGCAGTACAATTGTTCAAGAATATTTATCAAAATTAACAACATTTAATCAAGAGTTTTTTTCAGGAATTAACGTAGTTAAATCGTATGCAATAGAACCAGCTGTAATTGCTTCTTTTGATGAAATTGCCGATAAAAGCAAAGAGAAAAATATTGAATTACATAAAGTACAAGCGTTATTTTTTCCATTGATGATTTTATTAATAGGAGTTAGTAATATTATCGTTTTATATATTGGAGGGCAACAATATATTGCTGGCGAAATTCAATTAGGTGCTATTGCTTCGTTTGTTATGTATGTAAATATACTTACTTGGCCAGTTGCAGTAGTTGGGTGGGTAACTTCAACGGTACAACAGGCAGCAGCATCGCAAGAACGAATTAATGAGTTTTTAGAGCAAATTCCAGAAATTAGAAACAATACAAATACACATACTAAAATACAAGGTAAAATTGAATTTAAAGATGTTTCTTTAACTTATGATGATACTAATATAACTGCATTAAAGAAAGTTAATTTAATTATTGAAAAGGGTGAAACCTTGGCAATTTTAGGAACTACAGGAAGTGGTAAATCAACTATTATAAATTTAATTTCTCGATTATATGATGCTACTGAAGGTGAAGTTTTAATAGATGGAAAAAATATAAAAGACTGTAATTTATATGATGTTAGAAATCAAATTGGTTTTGTACCGCAAGATCCATTCTTGTTTTCTGATAGTCTTGAGAATAATATTAAATTTGGGAAAGAAAATGCTACGAAACAACAAATTATTGAAGCTGCTAAAAATGCGGTAATTCATGATAATATTATCAATTTTAAAAATGGATATCAAACTGTTTTAGGTGAAAGAGGCGTTACTTTATCGGGCGGACAAAAACAACGAACCGCTATTGCTAGAGCTATTATTAAGAATCCGAAGGTATTAATTTTTGATGATTGTTTATCGGCAGTTGATACTGAAACAGAGCAACAAATTCTCTCAAATTTAGGCCGTATTTCTAAAGATAAAACAAGTATCATAATTAGTCACAGTATTTCGTCTGTTAAAAATGCTGATAAAATAATAGTTTTAGATGCAGGTAAAGTTATTCAGCAAGGTGTTCATAATCAATTAATAAAAGTGACGGGTTATTATAAAGAGTTATATGAACAACAACTTTTAGAAAAAGAAATGTAA
- a CDS encoding PUR family DNA/RNA-binding protein — protein MSERERVEQEEIFSQVLRAGRRTYFFDVRSTKADDYYLTVTESKKFTHDDGSFHYQKHKIYLYKEDFLDFKEMLNKATDFIVNEKGSEVISERHQKDYKKEEEESNEVITASTESFTNVSFDDI, from the coding sequence ATGAGTGAGCGAGAGAGAGTAGAACAAGAAGAGATTTTTTCACAAGTTTTAAGAGCAGGAAGAAGAACCTACTTTTTTGATGTAAGGTCTACAAAAGCAGATGACTACTATTTAACAGTCACTGAAAGTAAAAAATTTACGCACGATGATGGCTCTTTTCATTATCAAAAACATAAAATTTATTTATATAAAGAAGATTTTTTAGACTTTAAAGAAATGCTAAACAAGGCAACAGATTTTATTGTTAATGAAAAAGGTTCAGAAGTAATTAGTGAGCGTCATCAAAAAGATTACAAAAAAGAAGAAGAAGAAAGTAATGAGGTTATAACTGCATCGACAGAAAGTTTTACCAATGTTTCTTTTGATGATATTTAA
- a CDS encoding isochorismate synthase — MKIFSKIEESLKNKLPFVVYRKPNSTLLTGFFQNNDCLYTSTSYAESGFIFAPFDDKNPAVLIPKNNACFLKENFLEDINSDDTYLKSQEKNNTKNFQEKAHIKLVQKGIDAINSGLFKKVILSRKELIKLTDFNIVTIFKKLLVNYNTAFTYVWYHPKVGMWLGATPETLVKIKKQHFETMSLAGTQVFNNTTNVIWQPKEIEEQQFVTDYITDKLSEICNSLKKGGVKTAKAGNLLHLKTLISGEINTKNAVLIKKLHPTPAVCGLPLEASKAFILKNENYNRAYYTGFLGELNLNETSENTSELFVNLRCMEIRNNSAVLFIGGGITKESNPESEWLETVSKSETMKKVL; from the coding sequence TTGAAAATATTTTCAAAAATAGAAGAATCGCTCAAAAACAAACTACCTTTTGTTGTTTATAGAAAACCAAACTCAACTTTGTTAACTGGTTTTTTTCAAAATAACGACTGCTTATACACCTCTACAAGCTATGCTGAAAGTGGATTTATATTTGCTCCTTTCGATGATAAAAACCCTGCTGTTTTAATTCCTAAAAATAACGCATGTTTTTTAAAAGAAAATTTCTTAGAAGATATTAATTCTGATGATACTTACCTAAAGAGTCAAGAGAAAAACAATACGAAAAACTTCCAAGAAAAAGCACATATCAAGCTAGTTCAAAAAGGAATTGATGCTATTAATTCAGGACTTTTTAAAAAAGTTATTTTATCGAGAAAAGAACTTATAAAACTTACCGATTTTAATATAGTTACTATTTTCAAAAAACTACTTGTAAATTACAACACCGCATTTACCTATGTTTGGTATCATCCGAAGGTAGGAATGTGGCTTGGTGCTACACCTGAAACTTTAGTGAAAATTAAAAAACAGCATTTTGAAACAATGTCTTTGGCAGGAACTCAAGTTTTTAACAATACAACAAACGTTATTTGGCAACCTAAAGAAATCGAAGAACAGCAATTTGTTACCGATTATATAACAGATAAACTTTCTGAAATTTGTAATTCGCTAAAAAAAGGCGGAGTAAAAACAGCGAAAGCAGGAAATTTACTACATTTAAAAACACTTATTTCTGGAGAAATAAACACTAAAAATGCTGTTTTAATAAAAAAACTACACCCAACTCCTGCCGTTTGTGGCTTACCTTTAGAGGCATCTAAAGCATTTATCTTAAAAAACGAAAACTATAATAGAGCATATTATACAGGTTTTTTAGGCGAATTAAACTTAAACGAAACAAGTGAAAACACTTCGGAACTTTTTGTAAATTTACGATGTATGGAAATTAGAAATAATTCGGCAGTTCTTTTTATTGGTGGCGGAATTACCAAAGAAAGTAACCCTGAAAGTGAATGGCTAGAAACGGTTTCAAAATCAGAAACTATGAAAAAAGTATTGTAA
- a CDS encoding PaaI family thioesterase: MDRQQSLEILNSYNKNTLMETLQIEFVDVGKDFITAKMPVNSKVHQPHGILHGGATAALAETVGSCASGFFLNDNSKIVKGIELSINHVKSKKDGTVFATAKAVHQGRTTHLWEVKIVDEQKKLISLCKITNIVLDKK; the protein is encoded by the coding sequence ATGGATAGACAACAATCACTCGAAATACTTAATAGTTATAATAAAAACACCTTAATGGAAACACTTCAAATTGAGTTTGTTGACGTTGGTAAAGATTTTATTACCGCCAAAATGCCTGTAAATTCAAAAGTACATCAGCCTCACGGAATTTTACACGGTGGCGCTACAGCTGCTTTAGCAGAAACGGTTGGTAGCTGTGCTTCGGGATTTTTTTTAAATGATAACAGCAAAATTGTAAAAGGAATTGAGCTTAGTATTAATCATGTAAAAAGTAAAAAAGACGGTACTGTTTTCGCTACTGCAAAAGCCGTTCACCAAGGAAGAACAACGCATTTATGGGAGGTTAAAATTGTTGATGAACAAAAAAAATTAATTTCTTTATGTAAAATAACCAATATTGTTTTAGATAAAAAATAA